The Tenrec ecaudatus isolate mTenEca1 chromosome 9, mTenEca1.hap1, whole genome shotgun sequence genome window below encodes:
- the FIGNL1 gene encoding fidgetin-like protein 1 isoform X1: MNLNFFTKQLSLSKYYVNSVIPFLEIFFRLVFGCLTAAPLFFLYLFYVFKLLPFHVPLHSQKQKEVTWNEIRTSKMQTSNSRSVHLSEWQKNYFGITSGICSSGQKADAYRAQILRIQYAWANSEISQVCATKLFKKYAEKYSTIIDSDNVETGLNNYAENILTFTSQQADSDKWQSGLTISNVYKMSHVQEMMKAGKAFKDSLLAPADSSVVIYKEANAFDSPKFSVYGFGENKLSATTSHSTDRAQAAPENVSSLEGPQNTQAAVVTNTSKTCPAFSVPVGESAPAKFHATPLLGNVKRESHGSPKASMGLNVLSSNQSCFSSGCQNSQEKKAFYSVGTSCIDTLSNPILNKSFSKIEDNCQREENTLPTFKTAKEQLWVDQQKKYHPQRASGSSYGSVKKSLGAGRSRGIFGKFVPPVPKPDGGDQNGGMQYKSYGAGPTEPAYPVDERLKNLEPKMIELIMNEIMDHGPPINWEDIAGVEFAKTTIKEIVVWPMLRPDIFTGLRGPPKGILLFGPPGTGKTLIGKCIASQSGATFFSISASSLTSKWVGEGEKMVRALFAVARCQQPAVIFIDEIDSLLSQRGDSEHESSRRIKTEFLVQLDGATTSSEDRILVVGATNRPQEIDEAARRRLVKRLYIPLPEASARKQIVVNLMSKEQCCLKEEEIDLVVQQSDGFSGADMTQLCRDASLGPIRSLQTADIATITPDQVRPIAYIDFENAFRAVRPSVSPKDLELYENWNKMFGCGK, translated from the exons atgaatttaaatttttttacaaaacaactatcactttcaaagtactatgtcaactctgtgattccattcttggaaatatttttcagacTCGTGTTTGGATGCCTGAcagcagctccccttttttttctttacctcttctatgtcttcaaattgctgccctttcatgttcctctgcattcgcagaaacaaaaagaagtcacatggaacgagattag GACTTCCAAAATGCAGACCTCCAACTCTAGATCTGTGCACTTGAGTGAGTGGCAGAAGAATTATTTTGGAATCACATCTGGCATATGTTCTTCAGGACAGAAGGCAGATGCATACCGTGCCCAGATACTGCGCATTCAGTATGCATGGGCAAACTCGGagatctcccaagtctgtgctaCCAAACTGTTCAAAAAATATGCTGAGAAATATTCTACAATTATTGATTCTGACAATGTTGAAACTGGCTTGAATAATTATGCAGAAAACATTTTAACTTTTACATCTCAGCAAGCCGACAGTGACAAGTGGCAGTCTGGATTGACAATAAGTAATGTTTACAAAATGAGTCATGTACAAGAGATGATGAAAGCTGGCAAAGCATTCAAAGACTCTCTGTTGGCACCTGCTGACTCATCGGTAGTAATCTATAAAGAGGCCAATGCCTTTGATTCTCCAAAATTTAGTGTGTATGGTTTTGGAGAGAATAAACTTTCAGCTACCACAAGTCATAGCACAGATAGGGCTCAAGCCGCCCCAGAAAATGTAAGTTCTTTAGAGGGTCCTCAGAATACACAGGCAGCAGTGGTGACTAACACTAGTAAAACCTGCCCTGCATTCTCGGTGCCCGTAGGCGAGTCCGCCCCTGCAAAATTCCACGCCACACCGTTATTGGGAAATGTCAAAAGGGAAAGTCACGGCTCTCCAAAAGCCAGCATGGGACTAAATGTGCTGTCATCTAACCAGTCTTGTTTTTCTTCTGGTTGCCAAAATTCCCAGGAAAAGAAGGCTTTCTATAGTGTTGGTACCAGTTGCATTGATACACTTTCCAATCCAATTCTGAATAAGTCTTTCAGTAAAATCGAAGATAATTGCCAGCGAGAGGAGAACACCCTGCCTACTTTCAAAACTGCTAAAGAACAATTATGGGTTGACCAGCAAAAAAAGTACCACCCTCAGCGGGCATCAGGATCTTCGTATGGCAGTGTAAAAAAGTCTCTGGGAGCTGGTAGATCTCGAGGAATATTTGGAAAATTCGTTCCTCCTGTACCCAAGCCAGATGGGGGAGATCAGAATGGTGGAATGCAGTACAAATCTTATGGGGCAGGACCCACGGAACCAGCTTATCCGGTTGATGAGCGTTTGAAGAACCTGGAGCCAAAGATGATTGAACTTATTATGAATGAGATTATGGATCATGGACCTCCAATAAATTGGGAGGACATAGCAGGAGTGGAATTTGCCAAAACCACGATAAAGGAGATAGTTGTGTGGCCCATGCTGAGACCAGACATCTTTACTGGTTTACGGGGGCCTCCTAAGGGAATTCTGCTCTTCGGTCCTCCTGGGACTGGTAAAACTCTGATTGGCAAGTGCATTGCAAGTCAGTCTGGGGCTACATTCTTCAGCATTTCTGCTTCATCTTTGACTTCTAAATGGGTGGGTGAGGGAGAAAAAATGGTCCGTGCATTGTTTGCTGTTGCAAGGTGTCAGCAACCAGCAGTGATATTTATTGATGAAATTGATTCCCTATTATCTCAAAGGGGAGATAGTGAGCATGAATCTTCTCGAAGGATAAAAACCGAATTTTTAGTTCAATTAGATGGAGCTACCACATCCTCTGAAGATCGCATTCTCGTGGTAGGAGCAACCAATCGGCCACAAGAAATTGATGAGGCTGCCCGGAGAAGATTGGTGAAAAGACTTTATATTCCTCTCCCAGAAGCTTCAGCCAGAAAACAGATAGTAGTCAATCTCATGTCCAAGGAGCAATGCTGTCTTAAGGAAGAGGAGATTGACCTGGTCGTGCAGCAATCTGATGGCTTTTCCGGGGCAGATATGACACAGCTTTGCAGAGACGCTTCTTTGGGTCCGATTCGCAGTttacaaactgctgacattgccacCATAACACCAGATCAAGTCCGACCCATAGCTTACATTGATTTTGAAAACGCTTTTAGAGCTGTTCGACCCAGTGTGTCTCCAAAAGATTTAGAACTCTATGAAAACTGGAACAAAATGTTTGGCTGTGGAAAATAA
- the FIGNL1 gene encoding fidgetin-like protein 1 isoform X2, whose product MRTSKMQTSNSRSVHLSEWQKNYFGITSGICSSGQKADAYRAQILRIQYAWANSEISQVCATKLFKKYAEKYSTIIDSDNVETGLNNYAENILTFTSQQADSDKWQSGLTISNVYKMSHVQEMMKAGKAFKDSLLAPADSSVVIYKEANAFDSPKFSVYGFGENKLSATTSHSTDRAQAAPENVSSLEGPQNTQAAVVTNTSKTCPAFSVPVGESAPAKFHATPLLGNVKRESHGSPKASMGLNVLSSNQSCFSSGCQNSQEKKAFYSVGTSCIDTLSNPILNKSFSKIEDNCQREENTLPTFKTAKEQLWVDQQKKYHPQRASGSSYGSVKKSLGAGRSRGIFGKFVPPVPKPDGGDQNGGMQYKSYGAGPTEPAYPVDERLKNLEPKMIELIMNEIMDHGPPINWEDIAGVEFAKTTIKEIVVWPMLRPDIFTGLRGPPKGILLFGPPGTGKTLIGKCIASQSGATFFSISASSLTSKWVGEGEKMVRALFAVARCQQPAVIFIDEIDSLLSQRGDSEHESSRRIKTEFLVQLDGATTSSEDRILVVGATNRPQEIDEAARRRLVKRLYIPLPEASARKQIVVNLMSKEQCCLKEEEIDLVVQQSDGFSGADMTQLCRDASLGPIRSLQTADIATITPDQVRPIAYIDFENAFRAVRPSVSPKDLELYENWNKMFGCGK is encoded by the exons ATGAG GACTTCCAAAATGCAGACCTCCAACTCTAGATCTGTGCACTTGAGTGAGTGGCAGAAGAATTATTTTGGAATCACATCTGGCATATGTTCTTCAGGACAGAAGGCAGATGCATACCGTGCCCAGATACTGCGCATTCAGTATGCATGGGCAAACTCGGagatctcccaagtctgtgctaCCAAACTGTTCAAAAAATATGCTGAGAAATATTCTACAATTATTGATTCTGACAATGTTGAAACTGGCTTGAATAATTATGCAGAAAACATTTTAACTTTTACATCTCAGCAAGCCGACAGTGACAAGTGGCAGTCTGGATTGACAATAAGTAATGTTTACAAAATGAGTCATGTACAAGAGATGATGAAAGCTGGCAAAGCATTCAAAGACTCTCTGTTGGCACCTGCTGACTCATCGGTAGTAATCTATAAAGAGGCCAATGCCTTTGATTCTCCAAAATTTAGTGTGTATGGTTTTGGAGAGAATAAACTTTCAGCTACCACAAGTCATAGCACAGATAGGGCTCAAGCCGCCCCAGAAAATGTAAGTTCTTTAGAGGGTCCTCAGAATACACAGGCAGCAGTGGTGACTAACACTAGTAAAACCTGCCCTGCATTCTCGGTGCCCGTAGGCGAGTCCGCCCCTGCAAAATTCCACGCCACACCGTTATTGGGAAATGTCAAAAGGGAAAGTCACGGCTCTCCAAAAGCCAGCATGGGACTAAATGTGCTGTCATCTAACCAGTCTTGTTTTTCTTCTGGTTGCCAAAATTCCCAGGAAAAGAAGGCTTTCTATAGTGTTGGTACCAGTTGCATTGATACACTTTCCAATCCAATTCTGAATAAGTCTTTCAGTAAAATCGAAGATAATTGCCAGCGAGAGGAGAACACCCTGCCTACTTTCAAAACTGCTAAAGAACAATTATGGGTTGACCAGCAAAAAAAGTACCACCCTCAGCGGGCATCAGGATCTTCGTATGGCAGTGTAAAAAAGTCTCTGGGAGCTGGTAGATCTCGAGGAATATTTGGAAAATTCGTTCCTCCTGTACCCAAGCCAGATGGGGGAGATCAGAATGGTGGAATGCAGTACAAATCTTATGGGGCAGGACCCACGGAACCAGCTTATCCGGTTGATGAGCGTTTGAAGAACCTGGAGCCAAAGATGATTGAACTTATTATGAATGAGATTATGGATCATGGACCTCCAATAAATTGGGAGGACATAGCAGGAGTGGAATTTGCCAAAACCACGATAAAGGAGATAGTTGTGTGGCCCATGCTGAGACCAGACATCTTTACTGGTTTACGGGGGCCTCCTAAGGGAATTCTGCTCTTCGGTCCTCCTGGGACTGGTAAAACTCTGATTGGCAAGTGCATTGCAAGTCAGTCTGGGGCTACATTCTTCAGCATTTCTGCTTCATCTTTGACTTCTAAATGGGTGGGTGAGGGAGAAAAAATGGTCCGTGCATTGTTTGCTGTTGCAAGGTGTCAGCAACCAGCAGTGATATTTATTGATGAAATTGATTCCCTATTATCTCAAAGGGGAGATAGTGAGCATGAATCTTCTCGAAGGATAAAAACCGAATTTTTAGTTCAATTAGATGGAGCTACCACATCCTCTGAAGATCGCATTCTCGTGGTAGGAGCAACCAATCGGCCACAAGAAATTGATGAGGCTGCCCGGAGAAGATTGGTGAAAAGACTTTATATTCCTCTCCCAGAAGCTTCAGCCAGAAAACAGATAGTAGTCAATCTCATGTCCAAGGAGCAATGCTGTCTTAAGGAAGAGGAGATTGACCTGGTCGTGCAGCAATCTGATGGCTTTTCCGGGGCAGATATGACACAGCTTTGCAGAGACGCTTCTTTGGGTCCGATTCGCAGTttacaaactgctgacattgccacCATAACACCAGATCAAGTCCGACCCATAGCTTACATTGATTTTGAAAACGCTTTTAGAGCTGTTCGACCCAGTGTGTCTCCAAAAGATTTAGAACTCTATGAAAACTGGAACAAAATGTTTGGCTGTGGAAAATAA
- the FIGNL1 gene encoding fidgetin-like protein 1 isoform X3, producing MQTSNSRSVHLSEWQKNYFGITSGICSSGQKADAYRAQILRIQYAWANSEISQVCATKLFKKYAEKYSTIIDSDNVETGLNNYAENILTFTSQQADSDKWQSGLTISNVYKMSHVQEMMKAGKAFKDSLLAPADSSVVIYKEANAFDSPKFSVYGFGENKLSATTSHSTDRAQAAPENVSSLEGPQNTQAAVVTNTSKTCPAFSVPVGESAPAKFHATPLLGNVKRESHGSPKASMGLNVLSSNQSCFSSGCQNSQEKKAFYSVGTSCIDTLSNPILNKSFSKIEDNCQREENTLPTFKTAKEQLWVDQQKKYHPQRASGSSYGSVKKSLGAGRSRGIFGKFVPPVPKPDGGDQNGGMQYKSYGAGPTEPAYPVDERLKNLEPKMIELIMNEIMDHGPPINWEDIAGVEFAKTTIKEIVVWPMLRPDIFTGLRGPPKGILLFGPPGTGKTLIGKCIASQSGATFFSISASSLTSKWVGEGEKMVRALFAVARCQQPAVIFIDEIDSLLSQRGDSEHESSRRIKTEFLVQLDGATTSSEDRILVVGATNRPQEIDEAARRRLVKRLYIPLPEASARKQIVVNLMSKEQCCLKEEEIDLVVQQSDGFSGADMTQLCRDASLGPIRSLQTADIATITPDQVRPIAYIDFENAFRAVRPSVSPKDLELYENWNKMFGCGK from the coding sequence ATGCAGACCTCCAACTCTAGATCTGTGCACTTGAGTGAGTGGCAGAAGAATTATTTTGGAATCACATCTGGCATATGTTCTTCAGGACAGAAGGCAGATGCATACCGTGCCCAGATACTGCGCATTCAGTATGCATGGGCAAACTCGGagatctcccaagtctgtgctaCCAAACTGTTCAAAAAATATGCTGAGAAATATTCTACAATTATTGATTCTGACAATGTTGAAACTGGCTTGAATAATTATGCAGAAAACATTTTAACTTTTACATCTCAGCAAGCCGACAGTGACAAGTGGCAGTCTGGATTGACAATAAGTAATGTTTACAAAATGAGTCATGTACAAGAGATGATGAAAGCTGGCAAAGCATTCAAAGACTCTCTGTTGGCACCTGCTGACTCATCGGTAGTAATCTATAAAGAGGCCAATGCCTTTGATTCTCCAAAATTTAGTGTGTATGGTTTTGGAGAGAATAAACTTTCAGCTACCACAAGTCATAGCACAGATAGGGCTCAAGCCGCCCCAGAAAATGTAAGTTCTTTAGAGGGTCCTCAGAATACACAGGCAGCAGTGGTGACTAACACTAGTAAAACCTGCCCTGCATTCTCGGTGCCCGTAGGCGAGTCCGCCCCTGCAAAATTCCACGCCACACCGTTATTGGGAAATGTCAAAAGGGAAAGTCACGGCTCTCCAAAAGCCAGCATGGGACTAAATGTGCTGTCATCTAACCAGTCTTGTTTTTCTTCTGGTTGCCAAAATTCCCAGGAAAAGAAGGCTTTCTATAGTGTTGGTACCAGTTGCATTGATACACTTTCCAATCCAATTCTGAATAAGTCTTTCAGTAAAATCGAAGATAATTGCCAGCGAGAGGAGAACACCCTGCCTACTTTCAAAACTGCTAAAGAACAATTATGGGTTGACCAGCAAAAAAAGTACCACCCTCAGCGGGCATCAGGATCTTCGTATGGCAGTGTAAAAAAGTCTCTGGGAGCTGGTAGATCTCGAGGAATATTTGGAAAATTCGTTCCTCCTGTACCCAAGCCAGATGGGGGAGATCAGAATGGTGGAATGCAGTACAAATCTTATGGGGCAGGACCCACGGAACCAGCTTATCCGGTTGATGAGCGTTTGAAGAACCTGGAGCCAAAGATGATTGAACTTATTATGAATGAGATTATGGATCATGGACCTCCAATAAATTGGGAGGACATAGCAGGAGTGGAATTTGCCAAAACCACGATAAAGGAGATAGTTGTGTGGCCCATGCTGAGACCAGACATCTTTACTGGTTTACGGGGGCCTCCTAAGGGAATTCTGCTCTTCGGTCCTCCTGGGACTGGTAAAACTCTGATTGGCAAGTGCATTGCAAGTCAGTCTGGGGCTACATTCTTCAGCATTTCTGCTTCATCTTTGACTTCTAAATGGGTGGGTGAGGGAGAAAAAATGGTCCGTGCATTGTTTGCTGTTGCAAGGTGTCAGCAACCAGCAGTGATATTTATTGATGAAATTGATTCCCTATTATCTCAAAGGGGAGATAGTGAGCATGAATCTTCTCGAAGGATAAAAACCGAATTTTTAGTTCAATTAGATGGAGCTACCACATCCTCTGAAGATCGCATTCTCGTGGTAGGAGCAACCAATCGGCCACAAGAAATTGATGAGGCTGCCCGGAGAAGATTGGTGAAAAGACTTTATATTCCTCTCCCAGAAGCTTCAGCCAGAAAACAGATAGTAGTCAATCTCATGTCCAAGGAGCAATGCTGTCTTAAGGAAGAGGAGATTGACCTGGTCGTGCAGCAATCTGATGGCTTTTCCGGGGCAGATATGACACAGCTTTGCAGAGACGCTTCTTTGGGTCCGATTCGCAGTttacaaactgctgacattgccacCATAACACCAGATCAAGTCCGACCCATAGCTTACATTGATTTTGAAAACGCTTTTAGAGCTGTTCGACCCAGTGTGTCTCCAAAAGATTTAGAACTCTATGAAAACTGGAACAAAATGTTTGGCTGTGGAAAATAA